In a genomic window of Thalassotalea piscium:
- a CDS encoding B12-binding domain-containing radical SAM protein: MAKILFINPVVREEDVPRHIPYGIALLASIAMNKGHLVQVYDANAHRLPLDTIIEVCEADNWDAICIGGLTTTYNYIKKACKLIKQTAPKAQLIAGGGFLTSMPTEIFKWIPEIDVGCIGESFETFPAVLDKIDKKDFDYSTVLGVIHRDLTGKSFLTPVRPNINDLDTLPWPAWELFPLDIYFANSANLFSEESFTSKRRMDINGSFGCGLTCKYCWHLGTTGDMLIEKNEEGENDVVFTYGRNIRYHSADYIVGMVKHLYDTYDIDFAAFIDENLMTMDVASKGTWLKELCAKWIDAGLQPTCRQQGIAHDENCKGVHWNGTSHAGLHRPDTLKLMYEAGCTHLVYGLESFDPHILRNLGKGSNARKNKQSIATCLASGIKPIPNIIIGFPEESFESVRNTIDALIELGITAKPHFATAYPGSEWYYAYKDSILEQYNGDLEAYIMDLGDASKITATISQEFSPMQLLGLQQIVYLKDLRLLDLSEKHWAPVQQHLAPVVEPKASFNLRTVKEAGPLAKYKEVV, from the coding sequence ATGGCTAAAATTTTATTTATTAACCCTGTCGTTCGCGAAGAAGATGTCCCACGCCATATTCCTTATGGTATTGCCCTATTGGCATCTATTGCTATGAACAAAGGACATTTAGTGCAAGTGTATGACGCTAACGCACATCGTCTACCTTTAGATACTATTATTGAAGTATGTGAAGCAGACAATTGGGATGCTATTTGCATTGGCGGCCTTACAACAACTTATAACTACATTAAGAAAGCCTGCAAGTTAATTAAGCAAACTGCACCCAAAGCGCAATTAATTGCAGGTGGTGGTTTTCTAACCAGCATGCCTACCGAAATATTTAAATGGATACCTGAAATCGATGTTGGCTGTATTGGCGAATCATTTGAAACCTTCCCTGCGGTGCTTGATAAAATAGATAAAAAAGACTTCGACTATTCAACGGTACTCGGTGTTATTCACCGTGATTTAACGGGTAAAAGCTTTTTAACACCAGTGCGCCCAAATATTAATGATTTAGACACGTTACCATGGCCTGCTTGGGAGCTATTTCCACTTGATATTTACTTTGCAAACTCAGCGAACTTATTTAGTGAAGAGTCATTTACTTCTAAGCGTAGAATGGACATCAATGGTAGTTTTGGTTGTGGCTTAACTTGCAAATATTGTTGGCACTTGGGTACAACAGGCGACATGCTGATTGAAAAGAATGAAGAGGGCGAAAATGATGTAGTCTTCACATACGGTCGAAATATTCGCTACCATAGCGCCGACTATATCGTTGGCATGGTTAAACACCTATACGATACTTACGATATTGATTTTGCAGCCTTTATTGATGAAAACTTGATGACAATGGATGTTGCAAGTAAAGGTACATGGCTAAAAGAGCTTTGCGCTAAATGGATTGATGCCGGATTACAGCCTACATGTCGCCAGCAAGGCATTGCCCATGACGAAAACTGTAAAGGCGTGCATTGGAATGGTACTTCCCATGCGGGATTACATCGACCTGATACATTAAAGTTAATGTATGAAGCAGGCTGCACTCACTTAGTGTATGGGCTTGAGTCTTTTGATCCGCATATTTTACGTAATTTAGGTAAAGGCTCTAATGCTCGAAAAAACAAACAGAGTATCGCAACGTGCTTAGCATCAGGTATTAAACCTATTCCAAATATTATTATCGGCTTTCCAGAAGAATCGTTTGAGAGTGTACGTAATACTATAGATGCGCTGATAGAGCTTGGTATAACCGCTAAGCCCCATTTTGCTACCGCTTACCCTGGCTCCGAATGGTACTATGCCTATAAAGATTCAATTTTAGAACAATATAATGGTGACTTAGAAGCCTATATTATGGACTTAGGTGATGCTAGTAAAATTACCGCAACCATTTCTCAAGAATTCTCGCCGATGCAATTACTTGGTTTACAGCAAATTGTATATTTAAAAGATTTACGTTTATTAGACTTGTCTGAAAAGCATTGGGCTCCAGTGCAACAACATTTAGCACCTGTAGTTGAACCTAAAGCTTCATTCAATTTAAGAACAGTTAAAGAGGCTGGACCGCTAGCCAAGTACAAAGAAGTTGTTTAA
- a CDS encoding 6-hydroxymethylpterin diphosphokinase MptE-like protein, with protein sequence MNQNDLNIKFVDVVSQITDIGKQWHSNDLIENAKVNLPFCHKSFKDLAPLTQEKKRSAVVVSAGPSLHKFNVLQKLKSSNYTGTIVVVDGSLVKCLKNGIIPDYVLTLDPHPTRMVRWFGDNDFEENTRHDDYFSRQDLDVEFRNNSIKENQENIELINKYAPQIKLVICSSAPKNVVDRAMEAGFDMYWWNPIVDAPQDPESLTRQIYNINKKSCMNTGGTVGTAAWVFANAILKIPEIAITGMDLGYHSDTPLEMTQTYYELQEFVSSRDELEQLFPRFTFPLTSEEFYTDPTYFWYRRNFLDLHSRSSGNTYNCSEAGTLFASDISCITFNDFLQKGH encoded by the coding sequence ATGAATCAGAATGATCTAAATATTAAATTTGTTGATGTTGTTTCACAAATTACAGATATTGGCAAACAATGGCACAGCAATGATTTAATTGAAAATGCAAAAGTCAATCTACCTTTTTGTCATAAAAGCTTTAAAGATTTAGCGCCGCTAACTCAAGAAAAAAAACGCTCTGCTGTTGTAGTAAGTGCGGGCCCTAGCTTACATAAATTTAACGTTTTACAAAAACTGAAATCATCAAACTATACTGGTACTATTGTGGTTGTTGACGGCTCATTAGTAAAATGCTTAAAAAATGGCATTATACCTGACTATGTCTTAACACTAGACCCTCATCCAACACGAATGGTACGTTGGTTTGGTGATAATGATTTTGAAGAAAACACTCGCCACGATGATTATTTTTCCAGACAAGACTTAGATGTTGAGTTTCGCAACAACTCTATCAAAGAAAACCAAGAAAATATTGAGTTAATTAATAAATATGCCCCCCAGATAAAGCTTGTTATCTGTTCATCAGCACCAAAAAATGTCGTAGATAGGGCCATGGAGGCAGGCTTTGACATGTACTGGTGGAATCCAATTGTTGATGCGCCCCAAGATCCTGAAAGCCTAACAAGACAAATTTATAATATTAATAAAAAGTCATGCATGAATACTGGGGGGACTGTAGGCACCGCGGCCTGGGTATTTGCTAATGCTATTTTAAAAATACCGGAAATTGCTATCACTGGCATGGATTTGGGTTATCATAGCGACACTCCGCTTGAAATGACACAAACCTATTACGAGCTACAAGAATTTGTTAGCTCACGTGATGAGTTGGAACAGCTCTTTCCACGCTTTACCTTTCCGCTCACCAGTGAAGAGTTTTACACCGACCCTACTTACTTTTGGTACCGTCGAAATTTTCTTGATTTACATAGTCGCTCATCCGGCAATACCTACAACTGCTCTGAAGCTGGTACACTTTTTGCTAGTGATATAAGCTGCATCACTTTTAATGATTTTTTACAAAAAGGGCATTAA
- a CDS encoding 6-hydroxymethylpterin diphosphokinase MptE-like protein: protein MSERQAQFEQYQISKFDDPYLYSVNRNVFEKNSAKIIFDNFYENRLWDEDYFYIILGCDSGLLTNYILEHGLAKGSRYLFIDSEHVLENLKAQLSFTQWSDNIAFASLATWEVESEKLSLQAYMYTDKVRYVKSIAANDGYDNYYYQANTEIALKLETQQHYTMVSLYRAPFVIKQIINLADNINPMAALKNKFGGMDCIILGGGPSLDEVIDKLNSLENKVVIIAVSRIAKRLLSEKICPHFVISVDPHEVSFDVSKEMLEMADDAIFLHSTYVVPVLLGQWRGVAFHDGLRVPWPSELSKDNVNLAGPTVTNSAISAAIDFGFKRIFLSGVDLCYSSEGNTHAKGSNEANVGPVLGKREQWIRTYSGKMAETMLTFIQATKTIAEQADFAIKEGAQLYNLSPNAAKIDNILLANFDDVDFAKEDLVTPIINKIKHKYSKVNTQQFTDVSDDIDRLVDELDEIKKVVEQAITDNHNLYKTYDSELENAKIKERIDQAEELLSTTYEKTATFLKKYGIHRFIQIARTDGDSEWTDEDMEEVGRKYYQCFIDNINELKPLLAAAKKKLNLRLQETIVQQDYHDIFEQWRSEKHFGRAYGWKLKNPAIYQELNDLDKNELDSQIAEYFAILENTDTYHLQRTKAQSSLSGVNRKAVYMFEAKNADGLTSLTTNLEKLKKNQKQTKNIVKDNENLDQLIILCSAYSALLQGNNRQALQQFYQLDDHHLSEDELIQISVLEIDLNHYQQAEKSLKKLSELTPAYQPQYATILKLNNKVTEAENVYLSYLAQQSHDIKAWLALANLYLENNALAPAKEAFDKVRTLDPNNIEAKQFFDSIS, encoded by the coding sequence ATGAGTGAAAGACAAGCGCAATTCGAGCAATATCAGATAAGTAAATTTGATGACCCTTATTTATATTCAGTTAATCGCAATGTCTTTGAAAAAAATAGTGCGAAAATTATTTTTGATAATTTTTATGAAAATAGACTATGGGATGAAGATTATTTCTATATTATCTTAGGGTGCGATTCTGGTTTGCTGACTAATTATATATTAGAGCACGGTCTTGCCAAAGGTTCTCGCTATCTATTTATAGACTCAGAACATGTCCTTGAAAATCTAAAAGCACAGTTAAGTTTTACACAATGGAGTGACAACATAGCATTTGCTTCGCTTGCCACTTGGGAAGTGGAATCTGAAAAATTAAGCCTACAGGCTTATATGTACACTGATAAAGTAAGGTACGTAAAGTCGATAGCTGCTAATGATGGTTACGATAACTATTACTACCAAGCAAATACTGAAATAGCACTAAAACTTGAAACCCAACAGCACTATACAATGGTAAGCCTATACCGCGCCCCCTTTGTGATAAAACAAATCATTAATTTAGCTGACAATATCAACCCTATGGCTGCGCTTAAAAATAAATTTGGTGGTATGGATTGTATTATATTAGGTGGCGGTCCTTCTCTTGATGAAGTTATTGATAAACTTAATTCATTAGAAAACAAAGTGGTTATTATTGCAGTTTCCCGTATTGCGAAACGCTTGCTCAGTGAAAAAATATGTCCTCACTTTGTTATTTCAGTTGATCCGCATGAAGTCAGTTTTGATGTAAGTAAAGAAATGTTAGAAATGGCTGATGACGCTATCTTCCTTCACTCAACCTATGTGGTACCAGTACTGTTAGGTCAATGGCGAGGCGTTGCTTTTCATGACGGGCTAAGAGTTCCTTGGCCAAGTGAGCTATCTAAAGATAATGTTAACTTAGCCGGTCCTACTGTCACTAATTCTGCAATTTCAGCTGCCATTGATTTTGGTTTTAAGCGTATTTTTCTGTCCGGCGTTGATTTGTGCTACTCAAGTGAAGGAAACACCCACGCTAAAGGTAGTAACGAAGCAAATGTAGGGCCAGTTCTAGGGAAGCGTGAACAGTGGATAAGAACCTACAGTGGCAAAATGGCAGAAACTATGTTGACCTTTATACAAGCAACAAAAACAATAGCAGAACAAGCAGATTTTGCCATAAAAGAAGGGGCACAACTTTATAATTTATCACCGAATGCAGCGAAAATTGACAATATTTTACTCGCTAATTTCGATGATGTAGATTTTGCTAAAGAAGATCTCGTTACTCCTATCATCAATAAAATAAAGCATAAATACAGTAAAGTGAATACCCAGCAATTTACTGATGTGAGTGATGACATCGATCGACTTGTTGATGAACTTGATGAAATAAAGAAAGTCGTTGAACAAGCAATAACAGATAATCATAACTTATATAAAACCTACGATTCTGAATTAGAAAATGCAAAAATTAAAGAACGAATCGATCAAGCAGAAGAATTACTTAGTACAACATATGAAAAAACAGCCACTTTTTTAAAAAAATATGGTATTCATCGTTTTATCCAAATAGCGAGAACTGATGGAGATTCAGAGTGGACCGATGAAGATATGGAAGAAGTGGGCCGAAAGTATTATCAATGTTTTATCGATAATATAAATGAATTAAAACCACTACTAGCAGCAGCAAAGAAAAAGCTCAACTTACGTCTTCAAGAAACTATTGTTCAGCAAGATTATCATGATATCTTTGAGCAATGGCGAAGTGAGAAGCACTTTGGTCGGGCTTACGGTTGGAAACTAAAAAATCCTGCGATTTATCAAGAGTTAAATGATTTAGATAAAAACGAATTAGACTCTCAAATAGCAGAGTATTTTGCGATACTTGAAAACACTGATACTTATCATTTACAGCGCACTAAAGCCCAATCAAGTTTAAGTGGTGTAAATCGTAAAGCCGTTTATATGTTTGAAGCCAAAAACGCTGATGGGTTAACATCGTTAACAACAAATTTAGAAAAACTTAAAAAGAACCAAAAACAAACCAAAAACATCGTAAAAGACAACGAAAATTTAGATCAGTTAATTATATTATGCTCAGCTTACTCAGCCTTGTTGCAAGGTAATAACCGACAAGCTTTACAGCAATTTTATCAGCTAGATGACCACCACTTATCAGAAGATGAGCTTATTCAAATATCTGTGTTAGAAATTGACTTAAACCATTACCAACAAGCAGAAAAGTCTTTAAAGAAATTATCAGAGTTAACGCCTGCTTATCAGCCTCAGTATGCAACCATACTGAAATTAAACAACAAAGTAACTGAAGCTGAAAATGTATATTTAAGTTATTTAGCGCAACAAAGTCATGATATTAAGGCATGGCTAGCCTTGGCAAATCTTTATCTAGAAAATAATGCGTTAGCCCCAGCTAAAGAAGCATTTGATAAAGTCAGAACATTAGACCCCAACAATATTGAAGCAAAACAATTTTTTGATAGCATAAGCTAA